The Cottoperca gobio chromosome 8, fCotGob3.1, whole genome shotgun sequence genome contains the following window.
atggcctcagatttggaggtgctgatcctcatcccaaccgcttcacactcggctgcgaaccgatccagtgactgttgaaggtcacagaccgatgatgccataaggaccacatcatctgcaaagagcagcgatgagatcctcaggtcaccgaactgcaacccctctcctctacgactacgcctcgatatcctatccatgaaaatcacgaacaggattggtgataaagcgcagccctggcggaggccaacattcacgggaaacgagtccgacttactgccgagtatccggacacaactcttgctttgggcgtacagggattggatggccctcaaaagtgaccccctcaccccatactcccgcagcacctcccacagtatcacccgggggacccggtcatacgccttctccagatccacaaaacacatgtagaccggatgggcgtagtcccaggccccctccaggatccttgcgagagtgaagagttggtccgttgttccacgaccaggacggaatccgcattgttcctcttcaatcagaggttcgactaccggccgaaccctcctttccagtaccttggagtagactttaccagggaggctgagaagtgtgatacccctgtagttggcacacactctctggtccccctttttaaataggggaaccaccaccccggtctgccaacccctaggcactgtcccagacttccacgcaatgttgacgaggcgtgtcaaccaagacagcccctcaacacccaaagccttcagcatttctggacggatctcatcaacccctgcggctttgccactgtggagttgtttgactacctcagtgacttccatcagggaaattgacgatgatcccccatcagcttccagctctgcctcaaccatagagggcgtgttagtcggattcaggagttcctcaaagtgctccttccaccggccgataaccttctcagttgaagtcagcagggtcccacccttgctgtacacagcttggatggttcctcgcttccccctcctgaggtgccggatggttttccagaagcaccttggtgccgaccgaaagtccttctccatagcttctccaaacttctcccacactgctttgcctctgacacggcagaagctgccgcccttctagtccttcgataccctgcaactgtttctggagtcctcccggataacataacccggaaggactccttcttcagtcggacggcttccctaaccaccggggtccaccacggtgttcgagggttaccgccccttgaggcacctaagaccttgagaccacagctcatcaccgcagcttcagcaatagaggttttgaacatcgcccactcaggttcaatgcccccaacctccacagggatggctgaaaagctccgccggaggtgtgagttaaagatccccaggacaggggcttcctccagacgttcccagttcacccgcactacccgtttgggtttaccaggtctgtccagagtcttcccccaccccttgatccaactcaccaccagatggtgatcagtcgacagctccgcccctctcttcacccgagtgtccaaaacatgcggcctcaggtcagatgatacgattacgaaatcgatcattgacctttggcctagggtgctctggtaccacgtgcacttatgagcatccttatgttcgaacatggtgtttgttatggccattccatggctagcacagaagtccaacaacaaacgaccgttcgggtttagatcagggaggcccttcctcccaatcacgcctctccaggtgtctccatcgtttcccacgtgtgcgttgaagtctcccagcaagactacggagtcccctactggagccccctgcagggctccattcagggtctccaagaaggccgaatactcagaactgcggtttggggcataggcacaaacaacagtcagagttttcccctccataacccgaaggcgtagggaggcgaccctctcgtccaccgggataaactccaacgtagcggcgctcagccgggggctagtgagtatccccaccccggcccgacgcctcacaccttgggcaactccggagaagaatagagtccaacccctatccaggagtacggttccagagccaagactgtgcgtggcggtaagccccaccagatccaactggtagcgatccacctcccgcactagttccgactccttcccccacagagccagcctctgctgcccgggtctggtccgtcgaggtccctgaccatcgctgccacccatgtgacagcgcacccgaccccagcggtttttcccatgagtggtgggcccacaggatggatggatgggaggcaccacgtagcttcttcgggctgtgcccgaccgggctccgtggcaaacccggccaccaggcgctcgctgtcgggccctccctctggtattgtattattgttatgcATATGATAATAAAGAATTTTAATATGTAACAAATTAGGTATTAGGTCTGTaattgttcatttattatttcGCAAAAGATTTCCTAGAAAGAATTCTGATTCAGATTTTTAACTAATTCTGTAATAATtgactaaatacatttaaacaggtGTTCAATTGGTACACTTCCAATTAATTAATTCCAGGTAGCTGCTGGCATAATCTATAGTCTATTAGTCATAGCACAGCATGCCAGCTGAACATGAAATGTGAAATTTGtctacagataaacacacaattcaataaagtttttattttatttttagatttcggtttaaaatgtacttattaattaactaattaacttgtttttaggaaaaatctgtttttcatATAATTATAATCTTCGTCCAGAAAGCTTGCAACGAAATAACAGGGAACGTTTCAGGTAAACAATTTGGACCCATAAAATGAAATTACCaaacattattacatatattaagGAGGATTCACACTGAACACAAtctgtgtataaatatttattttgaacaatCAGGCATCTAGTAGACTTAAATAATCATAAAATGCAGTGAATATCACGTGACAAagtatgttttaatttgaaggCTAATGCCGTCTGCTCTCATccggttttgttttgttagctTTGTATAACTTGATGCAGTTCTGACGTCACCTGTTTACTTGACACCGTCTCTGCTTCCAATCAGACGCACCTTGTACACGTTTTCGAGCTCTCTCGGCGGGCTCGTACTCGCCTTTTTCTCGTGCACGTGTAcaccccacctcctcctcacctAAACCCACCTACCACCTGCTCACAAATGAAGTCACATGAGAATAGTATTAATAGTCATGTTAATAGTAATAGtgtatattttaattatatactCTTTTTTTAGAACTATATGAATCCCTGCTCTATGTAATTTATTACAAAACTAATAGGCTTGCATGTAAATGTTGTGAAACGTTTTTTATatggaaaaatgaaagaaaacctgAGGAAAAGCAACTCAGTAGGGAGCCCTCTAACACAACGGACAGACAAGCAATAGATGTATTGTGTACAGAAAAAATTACAGTATTTCTATACTGTGGtttactgcagtaaaatataatacgtcttccaccactgtatgaataaataaagctgaGTTGTCAAAATAAAGTGGttaaacacaagcaaacaaaaaataCCAAGAACTAATATTACTATCTGACACAAAGCGTCTTTGagtgtttattattgtatgattatttaaaataaattgaaagaCATAAACAAAAGCAGTCAATGTACTGATTGGCTCGCAATTGATGACGTCTCTTATGAGGGCGTGGCCTTCTGTAAGCAGGAAGTATGACgtaacttttattttggaaaacgAAGTCGAGACAGAGGTGACGGAAAAATGGAGCAACACATTGAGGATTACAAGGTATTCCCAAATTATTTTCTACAATATCTTACTGACTGTGATTATATTCGTGTATGTTGACAAAGCCTTCCTCTCGATTGTGCCCTTTTTGGTGAAACTACTCGAGCTTTGCTGTCAGTGTTAGCTTATtgttattactttaagctagcGCTCGGTTCTCAATAACGCTGGATAAAGTAACGCAGCACACTGTCAGCTACATGTTGTCATCTGGCTGGATATAAAATGTCGGACTCTGTTGTATTGCTTGCCAATAGCtgtatttataattatacagacattaaaatgaGCCAGATAAGACAGTCGACGCTGGATCATCATAGTAAAGTCTCCCCATGTTTTCGTATCTGTTTGGATTGTCTTCACCTACTGACCTGACAGACCATGTGATATGCTTCAGTCACTTAaaagatttttgttttgtgatttcatTGACCTGCCTACAACAGGTTTATTCAGTATTGCCTTAACTAGGCCAACTGGAACTCTtcctttgttttaatattttatttgtgtttctgtttttgtgcctTCCTTTAGTCTTgcgcttgtttttatttccatttttttttttattctcttgtttCCCTGTGTTAAAGGTGTTGCGTATTTAAATATTAGTTAAGCCATATAACACATTAGTGCCATTGTCACATAATGGtacactgaatatatttggttggacaaaacaagcgaTTTAAAGACCTCAtcttaaaaaatacatatatatattttggaaaGTAACAGATTAATAGATACTGAAAACAGTCAACACTTACCAAACATCCCATGACTGGAATCTGCCACAACTTTGCACAACCCATCTCTATATTTTAACTTACATTTTATGATCGATTTTGCTACTTAACATGTATGTgggcttttctttctccttagCTGATATTTGAGAAGGAGGGAGTGTACCTCCACACAAATGCCAAGCGAAGTAACCAGGACACCACCATCCCAGGGTTCATCCGTATTGTGGAGCGGGTAAGCAAATCTGTGTTAGTCAGACACAAAGAGGGGAATCAACAAAGCACCCGGATGATTAACAATGCATTTGTTTTAGGCCGGTGTGCCAGCTTTAGAGTGGAGTCCACTGGAAGATGAGGGTCGCAGTGCCCCTGCTGTACTCTACACCAAAAAGGTCAGTAATCATCTGTTTGCtacacataaaaaacaaaatgagtatTTTTTTAACCCACTTCTTACTAATTAGGATGGAGAAGGAGGTGTGGAAGAAACAAACTATGACCCTGGGTATGAGCCAGACTGGGCAGTTATCAGTACAGTGAAGAAAGATCGGGAACACGTCCCAGTCAAAGACTCAGGTGCAGTTTACGCTTCTGTCACTTTGGGCAAACGGTTGCGTAAAGAAAGGGTGCATGAAACTAAATGTCGCCTATTTTGTCTGCAGATCAGTGGTCgttttctctgcctctgtcagAGTTATACTCTCTTCGGAGGGCTCGGTTCTCCTTGGGGCGAAACTTCCTGGTGCTGACGAGTAGAGGGGGCCACCCACTGCCTCCTCTGCACTTCCACAGAGGAGGAACCAGGGAGCTCTTTAGAGCCCTGCAACGTTACATCATCCTGGACCAGTGAGTACCATCATTCTGAGTCGAGCAGCAGTTTCTGTCCTGCTGCAACTGTGAACATTCAGCTCATAACTGTTGTGAAAACAGCTGATTTACAGTTTGTGACAGAGCTGTGAAAAACGTTGTTGACAAATCACATGAGTATGAAAAACATCACATGGTTTCTATTGTTATCTTCAGGTCACCGGTCGACGGGCGGCTCTTCCTTGCCTACCCTCATGACTCAAGCGCTCTTTCTCAGTCCTTCGATAAGCTGCAGCTGTTTGATGATGGCTCCGATCTTGTTTCTGTAATTTTGCttaaattttcttttcttttaattttctcttttatcaAACTTGTTACATTTCTTCCTCGGAGTAAAAAAAACCCTCACTTCTTGTCTGTGattctgttctctctctacCTGAACAGAGATTTATCCAGGACCCCTATGCCACTACTTTTGGTGGATTCTCCAAAGTCACCAATTTCTTCAGGGTGGCACTTCGACCTCCTGGGGCACCCGCCCATTTGCGTACTGCTCAGGATCCTAGTTTCCCCACCCAGTCCGATGAAGAGCCAGGCTTCGAACTCATCAACTGTgtaagagaaggaaacaaaaagaacattttagagCACACACTCGTGTCTAATGATACATAAAGATTACACGCTAAGAGACATGAGGATCTCCATCAGTTgttaatgtttgtgtctgtctttccatTAAGGGGGTGGAGCTTGGTCCCAGACCAAACGTTACCAGGGGACATCCTCTGGACAAATGGGACAAGTTTATGGACCCGGAGGGACGAGTGAAGAACCCAATGAAGATCAAAGAGCTTGTATTCAGAGGGGTGAGACTGTAAATACAGTGACAGTATATCTCCTATACGGAAGACATACCTTGTTTACCTTTTTCAACCCTCTCTCTACCACATGTGCATGTTTTCATACCATTCTTGTCCACGGCAGGGTGTCGCACCGTCCCTGAGGAAGGAGGTATGGAAGTTCCTCCTGGGCTTTTATCCATGGAACAGCACT
Protein-coding sequences here:
- the tbc1d17 gene encoding TBC1 domain family member 17, with amino-acid sequence MEQHIEDYKLIFEKEGVYLHTNAKRSNQDTTIPGFIRIVERAGVPALEWSPLEDEGRSAPAVLYTKKDGEGGVEETNYDPGYEPDWAVISTVKKDREHVPVKDSDQWSFSLPLSELYSLRRARFSLGRNFLVLTSRGGHPLPPLHFHRGGTRELFRALQRYIILDQSPVDGRLFLAYPHDSSALSQSFDKLQLFDDGSDLVSRFIQDPYATTFGGFSKVTNFFRVALRPPGAPAHLRTAQDPSFPTQSDEEPGFELINCGVELGPRPNVTRGHPLDKWDKFMDPEGRVKNPMKIKELVFRGGVAPSLRKEVWKFLLGFYPWNSTYKERDDILRQKTDEYFRMKVQWKSVSEEQEMRNSLLRGYRSLIERDVSRTDRHNTFFSGNDNPGLTLLNDVLMTYCMFNFDLGYVQGMSDLLSPLLFVTQNEVESFWCLTGFMELVHQNFEESQEAMKKQLLQLSILLKALDPELCDFLDSQDSGSLCFCFRWLLIWFKREFSFEDILTMWEVLWSGLPCDNFHLLIACSILESQRGELIGSDHDFNTILKHINELTMQLDLQTVLRGAEAIYLQLTQCKELPLKVQQVLGLYIASSSEEDSPDSQASETQRLLVESQAGAASSSSAHGPTYP